From one Rhizobium leguminosarum genomic stretch:
- a CDS encoding mechanosensitive ion channel family protein — MIDNLTWSGVLADPVVQAGTLAVVGAIVTRVALRPFPSWKLAGQVFFFAALTVLLLYHDIVPYEVGPTPNSTFERVFIALAKVVWWINAAWALIAFVRVFLIFERQPREGRLVQDLVIGLIYLGAILSVVAYVFSFPIGTLIATSGVFAIILGLALQSTLSDVFSGIALNLGRPYTIGDWIVLNDGVEGRVLETNWRSTHLLNGSNDLVVLPNSFLAKVGLTNLSSPDRSHGVSLAVRVVPTTGPSVIAEVMRTVLLSSGSILTEPKPGVQIKSLNADAVEVELSFRVKDIGQAGPAKNEIFDLIYRHLKAAGLTLARPIDAAGPPPGQVQSEEMVNPHRPTPLKLLDAIPLFSSLTEDEKETLAASMTRRTYKEDSILIEQGDTVASLMIVRSGALVATRQQGRKEIELGRLAPGDYFGESGLLIGIGEAASLRALTFVVVYEIAQASLTPLLHDRPGIAEELAATLSRRIETGQHSLASEGARLNGGSMSSLVTRIRHLFQVPP; from the coding sequence ATGATAGATAATCTCACCTGGTCCGGGGTACTTGCCGATCCCGTCGTACAGGCCGGAACGCTGGCCGTCGTCGGCGCCATCGTCACCCGGGTAGCGCTTCGCCCCTTCCCAAGCTGGAAGCTCGCGGGCCAGGTGTTCTTCTTCGCGGCGCTGACCGTCCTGCTGCTCTATCACGACATCGTGCCCTACGAAGTCGGGCCAACGCCGAATTCGACCTTCGAACGGGTCTTCATCGCCCTTGCCAAAGTGGTCTGGTGGATCAATGCCGCCTGGGCGCTGATCGCCTTCGTCCGCGTCTTCCTGATCTTCGAGCGCCAGCCGAGAGAGGGGCGCCTTGTCCAGGATCTGGTGATCGGCCTCATCTATCTCGGCGCCATCCTCTCGGTGGTCGCCTATGTCTTCAGCTTTCCCATCGGCACGCTGATCGCCACGTCCGGCGTGTTTGCCATCATCCTCGGCCTTGCGTTGCAAAGCACGTTGAGCGACGTCTTTTCCGGCATCGCCCTCAATCTCGGCCGGCCTTATACGATCGGCGACTGGATCGTGCTGAACGACGGTGTCGAAGGCCGCGTCCTCGAAACCAATTGGCGCTCCACCCATCTCCTGAACGGTTCGAACGACCTGGTGGTGCTGCCCAACAGCTTCCTCGCCAAAGTCGGGCTGACCAATCTCAGCAGTCCCGACCGCAGCCACGGGGTGTCGCTGGCGGTGCGGGTCGTTCCGACGACCGGCCCGTCGGTGATCGCCGAGGTCATGCGCACAGTGCTGCTGAGCAGCGGTTCGATCCTGACCGAACCGAAACCCGGTGTGCAGATCAAATCGCTGAATGCCGATGCGGTGGAGGTGGAGCTTTCCTTCCGCGTCAAGGATATCGGCCAGGCGGGGCCGGCGAAGAACGAGATCTTCGACCTCATCTACCGCCATCTCAAGGCCGCGGGCCTCACTTTGGCGCGGCCGATCGATGCCGCCGGCCCGCCGCCCGGCCAGGTGCAGTCGGAAGAGATGGTAAACCCGCACCGGCCGACGCCGCTCAAGCTCCTCGATGCCATCCCGCTGTTTTCCTCGCTGACCGAGGACGAGAAGGAGACGCTCGCAGCCTCGATGACGCGGCGCACCTACAAGGAGGATTCCATCCTCATCGAACAGGGCGATACCGTTGCATCTCTGATGATCGTGCGCAGCGGCGCACTCGTCGCGACACGACAGCAAGGCCGCAAGGAAATCGAACTCGGCCGGCTGGCGCCTGGCGATTATTTCGGAGAAAGCGGACTGCTGATCGGGATCGGCGAGGCGGCGAGCCTGCGCGCGCTCACCTTCGTCGTGGTCTACGAAATCGCTCAAGCAAGCCTGACGCCGCTCCTGCACGATCGGCCCGGCATCGCCGAAGAGCTTGCTGCCACCCTGTCGCGCCGCATCGAGACCGGCCAGCACTCCCTGGCGAGCGAAGGCGCCAGGCTGAACGGCGGCTCGATGAGCTCGCTGGTGACGCGAATCCGTCATCTGTTCCAGGTGCCGCCGTAG
- a CDS encoding helix-turn-helix domain-containing protein → MCLSPAQCRAARALLAWSQDDLSSAANVAKATIANFEAGKRSPYDRTLQDMKQALEGGGVIFIPENGGGAGVRLAKRANSIDTNETETVQYEEYLENDAPPGAGG, encoded by the coding sequence ATGTGTCTATCTCCCGCTCAATGCCGCGCCGCCCGCGCCCTCCTGGCCTGGTCGCAGGACGATCTGTCGTCGGCCGCAAATGTCGCCAAGGCGACGATCGCCAATTTCGAGGCCGGCAAACGCTCTCCCTATGACCGAACCCTTCAGGATATGAAGCAAGCCCTGGAAGGCGGCGGCGTCATTTTCATCCCGGAAAACGGTGGAGGGGCCGGCGTTCGCCTTGCCAAACGTGCAAATTCGATCGACACCAATGAGACCGAAACGGTTCAATATGAAGAATATCTCGAAAACGACGCACCGCCTGGTGCGGGTGGCTGA
- a CDS encoding class I SAM-dependent methyltransferase: protein MREPDMQKLDALVGRLVGDVGAAVSGALVVLGDKVGIFKAMADGTPMNVQQLSAKTGVKERYLREWLSAQAAADYVSYDEKTDRFSLTAEQAMVFAEENSPAFFVGAFEVVQSMWMDEPKVAEAFRTGKGLGWHEHSTCLFRGTERFFRPGYNSHLVAEWIPALAGVEEKLKAGASVADVGCGHGASTILMAQAYPASRFTGFDYHGPSIEKAKAAAADAGVADRVTFEQSRAAEFPGRGYDMVAMFDCLHDMGDPVGAGQHVKETLGPNGTWLIVEPFAHDHLKDNLNPVGRVYYGASTMICTPASLSQEVGLGLGAQAGEMKLRKVALDAGFTHFRRATETPFNMVFEVRA, encoded by the coding sequence ATGCGTGAGCCAGATATGCAGAAACTCGATGCACTCGTCGGCCGGCTTGTCGGCGATGTCGGCGCCGCCGTGTCAGGCGCCCTGGTCGTGCTTGGCGACAAGGTGGGAATTTTCAAGGCGATGGCCGACGGGACGCCGATGAACGTCCAGCAACTCTCTGCAAAAACCGGAGTGAAGGAGCGTTATCTCAGGGAATGGCTCAGTGCCCAGGCGGCGGCTGATTATGTCAGCTATGATGAGAAAACCGATCGTTTCAGCCTGACGGCGGAGCAGGCGATGGTCTTTGCCGAGGAAAACAGCCCGGCCTTCTTCGTCGGCGCCTTCGAGGTCGTGCAATCGATGTGGATGGATGAGCCAAAGGTCGCCGAGGCCTTCCGCACCGGCAAGGGCCTCGGCTGGCATGAGCACAGCACCTGTCTGTTTAGGGGGACCGAGCGGTTCTTCCGACCGGGCTATAACAGCCATCTCGTCGCCGAATGGATACCCGCCCTTGCCGGGGTCGAGGAAAAGCTCAAGGCCGGCGCCAGTGTCGCCGACGTCGGCTGCGGTCACGGGGCATCGACCATCCTGATGGCGCAGGCCTATCCGGCCTCGCGCTTTACCGGCTTCGACTATCACGGCCCGTCGATCGAAAAAGCCAAGGCCGCCGCCGCGGATGCCGGAGTCGCCGACCGGGTGACGTTCGAGCAGAGCCGGGCAGCGGAATTTCCCGGCCGCGGTTATGACATGGTCGCCATGTTCGACTGCCTTCACGACATGGGCGATCCGGTCGGCGCCGGCCAGCATGTCAAGGAAACGCTTGGGCCGAACGGCACGTGGCTGATCGTCGAACCCTTTGCCCATGACCATCTGAAGGACAATCTCAACCCCGTCGGCCGCGTCTATTACGGCGCCTCGACGATGATCTGCACGCCGGCATCGCTCTCGCAGGAGGTGGGGCTCGGGCTCGGCGCCCAGGCGGGAGAAATGAAGCTTAGAAAGGTGGCGCTCGACGCCGGCTTCACGCATTTCCGTCGCGCCACGGAAACCCCGTTCAACATGGTGTTCGAAGTACGAGCCTGA
- a CDS encoding AraC family transcriptional regulator, translating to MRTVSLPRGRQRLHAMPTSSGYEVRENEPYDWDGRRRGQTPFTVLQHTISGTGRLRYQNRNYRLQGGDTLLVLVPHNHRYWLEKGDRWEYFWISMNGEETLRIHQLVLSTAGPVLKLQPSTIDHLADCSLRLVTGATSPGAASAIAYEAAMALYDDVFGSSAFAAELSLMQPVIDHINANLEKPLPVSELAGIVGLSRAHFSRSFAESEGMPPAEFVLQQRLQRAVKLLTKADFLPVKEVAIMCGFEDPNYFSKVFRRVYGTNPTEFRTTGMYASIGKLR from the coding sequence ATGAGGACGGTTTCGCTGCCCCGCGGCCGGCAGCGATTGCATGCGATGCCGACGAGCTCCGGCTATGAAGTGCGCGAGAACGAGCCCTATGACTGGGATGGCCGCAGGCGCGGCCAGACGCCCTTCACCGTGCTGCAGCACACGATCAGCGGCACCGGCCGGCTGCGCTACCAGAACCGCAATTATCGTCTTCAGGGTGGCGACACACTGCTGGTGCTCGTGCCGCACAATCATCGCTACTGGCTGGAAAAGGGCGACCGCTGGGAATATTTCTGGATTTCGATGAATGGCGAGGAAACGCTGCGCATCCACCAGCTGGTACTGTCCACCGCCGGCCCGGTGCTGAAGCTGCAGCCCTCGACCATCGATCATCTTGCCGATTGCAGCCTGCGCCTCGTCACCGGCGCGACCTCGCCGGGGGCTGCCTCGGCGATTGCCTATGAAGCGGCGATGGCGCTCTATGACGACGTCTTCGGCTCGTCGGCCTTTGCCGCCGAACTCAGTCTGATGCAGCCGGTGATCGACCATATCAACGCCAATCTGGAAAAGCCGCTGCCGGTCAGCGAACTCGCCGGCATCGTCGGCCTCAGCCGCGCGCATTTCTCGCGCAGCTTCGCCGAGAGCGAGGGCATGCCGCCGGCCGAATTCGTGCTGCAGCAGCGGCTGCAGCGCGCCGTCAAGCTTCTGACCAAGGCGGACTTTCTGCCGGTCAAGGAAGTCGCCATCATGTGCGGCTTCGAGGATCCGAACTATTTCTCCAAGGTCTTCCGCCGGGTCTACGGCACCAACCCGACGGAATTCCGCACCACCGGCATGTATGCCAGCATCGGCAAGCTGCGATAG
- a CDS encoding alpha-glucosidase/alpha-galactosidase, with the protein MSFKIAIIGAGSVGFTKKLFTDILCVPEFRDVEFALTDLSEHNLEMIKAILDRIVEANGLPTKVTATTDRRQALSGARYIISCVRVGGLEAYADDIRIPLKYGIDQCVGDTICAGGILYGQRNIPVILDFCKDIREVAEPGAKFLNYANPMAMNTWAAIEYGKVDTVGLCHGVQHGAEQIAEVLGAKSLGELDYVCSGINHQTWFIDLRLNGRKIGKDELIAAFEAHPVYSQQEKLRIDVLKRFGVYSTESNGHLSEYLPWYRKRPEEITRWIDMSDWIHGETGGYLRHSTETRNWFETEFPQFLESAAKPLDTTKRSNEHASHILEALETNRVYRGHFNVKNNGVITNLPSDAIIESPGFVDRFGINMVSGVTLPEACAATCIASINVQRMSVHAAISGDIDLLKLAVLHDPLVGAVSTPEEVWQMVDEMVVAQARWLPQYADAVPAAKERLSKSKVQTRDWAGAARRNVRSIEELRAEKAALKQAV; encoded by the coding sequence ATGAGTTTCAAAATCGCTATCATCGGTGCGGGCAGCGTCGGTTTCACCAAGAAGCTGTTCACCGATATTTTGTGCGTTCCCGAGTTTCGCGACGTCGAATTCGCGCTGACCGATCTCAGCGAGCATAATCTCGAGATGATCAAGGCGATCCTCGACCGGATCGTCGAAGCGAACGGATTGCCGACCAAGGTGACGGCGACGACCGACCGGCGCCAGGCGCTTTCCGGCGCCCGTTATATCATCAGCTGTGTCCGGGTCGGTGGGCTCGAGGCCTATGCCGACGACATCAGAATTCCGCTGAAATACGGCATCGACCAGTGTGTCGGCGATACGATCTGCGCCGGCGGCATTCTTTACGGCCAGCGCAACATTCCGGTTATTCTCGACTTCTGCAAGGATATCAGGGAGGTCGCCGAACCCGGCGCGAAATTCCTGAACTATGCCAACCCGATGGCGATGAACACCTGGGCGGCGATCGAATATGGCAAGGTCGATACCGTCGGCCTTTGCCACGGCGTCCAGCACGGCGCCGAACAGATTGCCGAGGTGCTCGGCGCCAAGTCGCTTGGTGAACTCGACTATGTCTGCTCCGGCATCAACCACCAGACCTGGTTCATCGACCTGCGCCTCAACGGCCGCAAGATCGGCAAGGACGAGCTGATCGCCGCCTTCGAGGCGCATCCGGTCTATTCGCAGCAGGAGAAACTGCGCATCGACGTGCTGAAGCGTTTCGGCGTCTATTCCACCGAGAGCAACGGCCATCTTTCGGAATACCTGCCCTGGTACCGCAAGCGGCCGGAGGAAATCACCCGCTGGATCGACATGTCCGACTGGATCCACGGCGAGACCGGCGGTTATCTCCGCCATTCCACCGAAACCCGCAACTGGTTCGAGACCGAATTTCCGCAATTCTTGGAATCCGCCGCAAAGCCGCTCGACACCACCAAGCGCTCGAACGAACATGCCAGCCACATCCTCGAGGCGCTGGAGACGAACCGGGTCTATCGCGGCCATTTCAACGTCAAGAACAACGGCGTCATCACCAACCTGCCATCCGATGCGATCATCGAATCGCCGGGCTTCGTCGACCGCTTCGGCATCAACATGGTCTCTGGTGTCACCCTGCCGGAAGCCTGCGCGGCCACCTGCATCGCCTCGATCAACGTCCAGCGCATGTCGGTACATGCCGCGATATCGGGCGACATTGACCTCTTGAAGCTTGCCGTGCTGCACGACCCGCTGGTCGGTGCCGTCTCGACGCCGGAAGAGGTCTGGCAGATGGTCGACGAAATGGTCGTTGCCCAGGCGCGCTGGTTGCCGCAATATGCCGATGCCGTGCCGGCCGCCAAGGAGCGGCTGTCGAAATCCAAGGTGCAGACCCGCGACTGGGCGGGTGCTGCACGCCGCAACGTTCGCTCGATCGAAGAGCTGCGCGCGGAAAAGGCGGCGCTGAAACAGGCCGTCTGA
- a CDS encoding ABC transporter substrate-binding protein, protein MMKFRNLGILAGLALGVSVLALNAYASEATVPPAPANFPAEGKIKYVARDSILEFKALPEYHEPDWVTKNFVSAGKLPPVKDRLPKEPMVFKTGNMPDGIGVYGDTMRHVIGGRPEGWNYGAGQTQGWGGIDIGLSECLTRTAPLFQVEAKDTEPLPNLAKSWDWSADGHKLTMHLVEGAKWSDGAPFNADDIMFYWDDEVVDPNVSPLGGGASPEAFGVGTTLKKIDDYTVEWTFKEAFPKQYLYTMSYPNFCPGPSHILKPQHPKYSKNTYDQFKNAFPPEFMNMPVMGAWVPVEYRSDDIIVLRRNPYYWKVDEKGNQLPYLNELHYKLSTWADRDVQAVAGSADISNLEQPENFVASLKRAAEKTAPARLAFGPRLIGYNLRMNFSANGWGNPDERGQAIRDLNRNEDFRKAVTMALDRKAIGDSLVKGPFTAIYAGGLSSGTSFYDRNSTVYYPFDLKGAKAELAKAGLKDTDGNGIVNFPAGTLGGKDVEIVMLITNQYTTDKSLAEGVVAQMEKLGLKIVINGLDGTKRDDAHYSGRFDWLIQRNTTELSSVVQNTEQLAPVGPRTSWHHRAGKDDQLDLMPFEKELVDIVNKFTTSPDNDTRVALMKQYQKISTEHVNTVGLTEYPGALIINKRFSNVPQGTPIFMFNWAEDSVIRERLWVAADKQGKYELFPEQLPGKPGDKGPVKN, encoded by the coding sequence ATGATGAAATTCCGCAACCTTGGCATTCTGGCCGGACTGGCGCTTGGCGTCTCAGTCCTGGCGCTGAATGCATACGCCTCCGAGGCCACCGTTCCGCCGGCGCCGGCGAACTTTCCGGCCGAAGGCAAGATCAAATATGTGGCGCGCGACTCCATCCTGGAGTTCAAGGCGCTGCCCGAATATCACGAGCCCGACTGGGTCACGAAGAATTTTGTCTCAGCCGGCAAGCTGCCGCCGGTCAAGGATCGGCTACCGAAGGAGCCGATGGTCTTCAAGACCGGCAATATGCCCGATGGCATCGGTGTCTACGGCGATACGATGCGCCACGTCATCGGTGGCCGGCCGGAAGGCTGGAACTACGGCGCCGGCCAGACGCAGGGCTGGGGCGGCATCGATATCGGTCTCTCCGAATGCCTGACACGCACCGCGCCGCTGTTCCAGGTGGAAGCCAAGGACACCGAGCCGTTGCCGAACCTTGCCAAGAGCTGGGATTGGTCTGCAGACGGACACAAGCTGACCATGCATCTGGTCGAAGGCGCCAAATGGTCGGACGGTGCGCCGTTCAACGCCGACGACATCATGTTCTACTGGGATGACGAAGTCGTCGATCCGAACGTCTCGCCGCTCGGCGGCGGCGCCTCGCCTGAGGCTTTCGGCGTCGGCACGACGCTGAAGAAGATCGACGATTACACGGTGGAATGGACCTTCAAGGAAGCCTTCCCGAAGCAATATCTCTACACGATGTCCTACCCGAACTTCTGCCCGGGTCCATCGCATATCCTCAAACCCCAGCATCCGAAATATTCGAAGAACACCTACGACCAGTTCAAGAACGCCTTCCCGCCTGAGTTCATGAACATGCCGGTGATGGGCGCCTGGGTGCCGGTGGAATATCGTTCCGACGATATCATCGTCCTGCGCCGCAACCCCTATTACTGGAAGGTCGACGAGAAGGGCAATCAGCTGCCCTATCTGAACGAGCTGCACTACAAGCTCTCGACCTGGGCCGACCGCGACGTTCAGGCCGTGGCCGGATCCGCCGACATCTCCAACCTCGAGCAGCCGGAAAACTTCGTCGCGTCGCTGAAGCGTGCGGCAGAGAAGACCGCGCCCGCCCGCCTGGCTTTCGGCCCGCGCCTCATCGGCTATAACTTGCGCATGAACTTCTCCGCCAACGGCTGGGGCAACCCCGACGAGCGCGGCCAGGCGATCCGCGACTTGAACCGCAACGAGGACTTCCGCAAGGCCGTCACCATGGCGCTCGACCGCAAGGCGATCGGCGACTCGCTGGTCAAGGGGCCGTTCACCGCGATCTATGCGGGCGGGCTTTCCTCCGGCACCAGCTTCTACGACCGCAACTCCACCGTCTACTATCCCTTTGATCTCAAGGGCGCCAAGGCAGAACTCGCCAAAGCCGGCCTCAAGGATACGGATGGCAACGGCATCGTGAACTTCCCGGCCGGTACGCTTGGCGGCAAGGATGTCGAAATCGTCATGCTGATCACCAATCAGTACACGACCGACAAGAGCCTTGCCGAAGGTGTCGTCGCCCAGATGGAGAAGCTCGGCCTGAAGATCGTCATCAACGGGCTCGACGGCACGAAGCGCGACGATGCCCATTATTCCGGCCGCTTCGACTGGCTGATCCAGCGCAACACCACGGAACTGTCGTCGGTGGTGCAGAATACCGAGCAGCTTGCGCCTGTCGGCCCCCGCACCAGCTGGCACCATCGCGCCGGCAAGGACGATCAGCTCGATCTGATGCCGTTCGAAAAGGAACTTGTCGACATCGTCAACAAGTTCACGACCAGCCCGGACAATGATACCCGCGTTGCCCTGATGAAGCAGTACCAGAAGATCTCGACAGAGCACGTCAACACCGTGGGTCTGACCGAATATCCTGGCGCCTTGATCATCAACAAGCGGTTCTCGAATGTGCCGCAGGGCACGCCGATCTTCATGTTCAACTGGGCTGAAGATTCGGTGATCCGCGAACGCCTGTGGGTGGCTGCCGACAAGCAGGGCAAATATGAGCTGTTCCCCGAACAGCTGCCCGGCAAGCCTGGCGACAAGGGCCCTGTTAAGAACTAG
- a CDS encoding ABC transporter permease — protein MLRFLLVRIASAIPVLFILSVVTFAIIQAPPGDYADYIRSQLINQGGASYAQAEAQAQAYRVEHGLDKPMVVQYVNWVGGIVTRGDFGYSMFYNKPVADVVAERLPRTLLLALVCHILASVLGIGFGIWAATRQYSWIDSTLSAISFLGMTVPRFLMALIIVYLLVFQFNVSEIGSFFSPQYGGAPWSWAKFVDLVHHVWPVVAIATFGGLAYNMRVMRGNLLDTLNAQYVETAKAKGLSGGAVVMRHAVPNALHPLVMYQGVVLPYMLTGEIETAIIFALPTVGPAIVGSMAIGDVYVTATFMMVLSATLIVGNIIADMLLALLDPRVRQFEGA, from the coding sequence ATGTTACGATTCCTGCTCGTGCGCATAGCCTCCGCGATCCCCGTCCTCTTCATCCTGAGCGTGGTGACTTTCGCGATCATCCAGGCCCCGCCCGGTGACTATGCCGATTATATAAGATCCCAGCTGATCAATCAGGGCGGCGCCTCCTATGCCCAGGCCGAAGCGCAAGCGCAGGCCTACCGGGTCGAACACGGCCTCGATAAGCCAATGGTCGTCCAATACGTCAACTGGGTCGGCGGCATCGTCACCCGCGGCGATTTTGGCTACAGCATGTTCTACAACAAGCCGGTCGCCGACGTGGTGGCAGAGCGGCTGCCGCGAACCCTGCTTCTGGCGCTCGTCTGCCACATCCTCGCTTCGGTGCTCGGCATCGGCTTCGGCATCTGGGCGGCGACGCGGCAATACAGCTGGATCGACAGCACGCTTTCGGCGATTTCCTTCCTCGGCATGACGGTGCCGCGCTTCCTGATGGCGCTGATCATCGTCTATCTGCTGGTCTTCCAATTCAACGTTTCCGAAATCGGCAGTTTCTTCTCGCCGCAATATGGCGGAGCGCCCTGGTCGTGGGCGAAATTCGTCGATCTCGTCCACCATGTCTGGCCGGTCGTGGCGATCGCCACCTTCGGCGGGCTCGCCTACAATATGCGGGTGATGCGCGGCAATCTGCTCGATACGCTGAACGCCCAATATGTCGAGACGGCCAAGGCCAAGGGGCTTTCCGGCGGCGCGGTGGTGATGCGCCATGCGGTGCCGAACGCGCTGCACCCGCTGGTGATGTATCAGGGCGTCGTGCTGCCCTACATGCTGACCGGCGAGATCGAAACCGCCATCATCTTCGCGCTGCCGACTGTCGGTCCGGCGATCGTCGGCTCGATGGCGATTGGCGACGTCTATGTCACCGCTACCTTCATGATGGTGCTGTCGGCGACGCTGATCGTCGGCAACATCATCGCCGACATGCTGCTGGCGCTGCTCGATCCGCGTGTCCGCCAATTTGAAGGAGCCTGA
- a CDS encoding ABC transporter permease produces MLAFDSSPPPPTTTEPSVNKPSRGHESYIALVWRRLRRSWTGMAGLVLVGLLLFMAIFADFVAPMDPKATDVGFAPPQMMSFHDKDGNFVFQPRVYGLADSDALDPVTFQPIVGVDYDNPRLLGFFVKGAEYQLFGLIPAERHFFGSTDGEPVHFLGTDKFGRDVLSRAIIGSRISLTIALTVVFIVTIIGTTVGMVSGYFGGAFDVWLQRFVELVLAFPQLPLYLALTSLIPVTAPTNVFLGFVIVVMSALGWAQMSREVRGKTLALARIDYVRAAMAVGATDRRIILQHIFPNVMSHVIVAVTLAIPSVVLLESFLGFLGFAVKPPLISWGLMLQDTATYSVIGSYPWILSPVGFVLVTVFAFNALGDGLRDAVDPY; encoded by the coding sequence ATGCTGGCTTTCGACTCCTCGCCGCCACCGCCGACAACCACCGAACCTTCGGTCAACAAGCCATCGCGCGGGCATGAGAGCTATATCGCCCTCGTCTGGCGCCGGCTGCGCCGCTCCTGGACCGGCATGGCCGGGCTGGTGCTCGTCGGGCTGCTGCTCTTCATGGCGATCTTTGCCGATTTCGTCGCGCCGATGGACCCGAAGGCGACCGATGTCGGCTTCGCGCCGCCGCAGATGATGAGCTTTCACGACAAGGACGGCAATTTCGTCTTCCAGCCGCGCGTTTATGGCCTGGCCGATTCCGATGCGCTCGACCCCGTCACCTTCCAGCCGATCGTCGGCGTCGATTACGACAACCCGCGGCTGCTCGGCTTCTTCGTCAAGGGCGCCGAATACCAGCTTTTCGGCCTGATCCCGGCTGAGCGCCACTTCTTCGGCTCGACCGATGGCGAGCCGGTGCATTTCCTCGGCACCGACAAGTTCGGCCGCGATGTGCTGTCGCGCGCCATCATCGGCTCGCGCATCTCGCTGACGATTGCGCTGACCGTCGTCTTCATCGTCACCATCATCGGCACCACCGTCGGCATGGTCTCCGGCTATTTCGGCGGCGCCTTCGATGTCTGGCTGCAGCGTTTCGTCGAGCTGGTGCTCGCCTTTCCGCAATTGCCGCTCTATCTGGCGCTGACCTCGCTGATCCCGGTGACGGCGCCGACCAATGTCTTCCTCGGCTTCGTCATCGTCGTGATGTCGGCGCTCGGCTGGGCGCAGATGTCGCGCGAGGTGCGCGGCAAGACCCTGGCGCTTGCCCGCATCGATTATGTCCGGGCGGCGATGGCCGTCGGCGCCACCGACCGGCGCATCATCCTGCAGCATATCTTCCCGAACGTGATGAGCCACGTCATCGTCGCGGTGACGCTCGCCATACCGAGTGTCGTGCTGCTGGAATCCTTCCTCGGTTTCCTCGGCTTTGCCGTCAAGCCGCCGCTGATCTCCTGGGGGCTGATGCTGCAGGATACCGCGACCTATTCGGTCATCGGCTCCTATCCCTGGATTCTCTCCCCCGTCGGCTTCGTGCTCGTCACCGTCTTCGCCTTCAATGCGCTGGGCGATGGACTGCGCGATGCAGTCGATCCTTATTGA